From a single Paenibacillus sp. FSL R5-0345 genomic region:
- a CDS encoding glycoside hydrolase family 30 protein, producing MTKLKIYQSTGENELFVEQTLEQLTPIASDETVTTVNLDENQTFQEMDGFGASFTDSSAYLINQVLDNEQKKEVMSKLFHSQDGIGLSVLRNPMGASDYARSIYSYDDMPAQETDTELTRFSIAHDEADIIPLLQQALELNPEIKLMASPWSAPGWMKTSGSMIAGELKQEYYQAYADYFVRYIQAFEKHGLPTYAVTPQNEPLFEPKHYPSMLMLPEAQRDFIKNYLKPSFVKHNINTKILCYDHNWDRPDYPLTVLNYAKDEVDGVAWHWYGGNASAQSEVLKAFADKEVHFTEGSGGEWIPPFEQAFSNVMRTGIDILRNHSKSFVLWNMALDKKNGPTVPGFGKSTCRGVVTVNQETKELTYTLDYYALAHFSKFIRPKSVRIDASTNQEVIRSVAFKNTDHSIAVVLFNDSEKDENVTVSLQGKEDLSFRLASKSALSILIK from the coding sequence ATGACAAAACTGAAAATTTATCAATCTACAGGGGAGAACGAATTGTTTGTAGAGCAAACACTAGAACAATTAACTCCAATAGCTTCAGATGAGACAGTCACCACTGTAAACCTTGATGAGAATCAAACCTTTCAGGAAATGGATGGGTTCGGGGCATCCTTTACAGATTCATCCGCCTATTTGATTAACCAAGTGCTAGACAATGAACAGAAAAAAGAAGTCATGAGTAAGCTTTTTCATTCCCAAGATGGAATCGGCTTGTCGGTACTAAGAAATCCAATGGGAGCATCGGATTATGCCAGATCTATTTATAGCTATGACGATATGCCTGCACAGGAAACCGATACGGAATTAACTCGGTTCTCCATCGCACACGATGAAGCTGATATTATCCCTTTGTTACAACAAGCACTGGAACTTAACCCTGAGATTAAGCTGATGGCTTCGCCTTGGAGTGCACCAGGCTGGATGAAGACTAGCGGATCGATGATCGCCGGTGAACTTAAACAAGAATATTACCAGGCTTATGCCGATTATTTTGTACGATACATTCAAGCATTTGAAAAGCACGGTCTGCCAACTTATGCGGTAACCCCGCAGAACGAGCCTCTTTTTGAACCAAAGCACTATCCTAGTATGTTAATGTTGCCAGAGGCGCAAAGAGATTTCATTAAAAACTATCTGAAGCCCAGCTTCGTGAAACATAACATTAACACAAAAATTCTCTGCTATGACCACAACTGGGATCGTCCGGATTATCCACTAACCGTGCTGAATTATGCAAAAGATGAAGTAGACGGTGTAGCTTGGCACTGGTATGGTGGGAATGCGTCAGCACAATCAGAGGTTCTGAAGGCGTTTGCAGATAAAGAAGTGCATTTTACAGAAGGTTCTGGTGGAGAATGGATTCCTCCGTTTGAACAAGCCTTCTCGAATGTAATGAGAACAGGGATTGATATTCTTAGAAACCATAGTAAATCCTTTGTCTTGTGGAATATGGCCTTAGATAAGAAGAACGGTCCAACTGTACCGGGCTTTGGCAAAAGTACCTGTCGCGGTGTTGTGACGGTTAACCAAGAGACTAAAGAACTTACGTATACGCTGGACTACTATGCACTGGCACACTTCAGCAAATTCATTCGTCCTAAGTCTGTGCGTATTGATGCTTCCACTAATCAGGAAGTAATTCGTTCCGTAGCTTTTAAGAATACAGATCACTCAATTGCGGTTGTTCTGTTCAACGATAGTGAGAAGGATGAGAATGTAACAGTGAGCTTGCAAGGTAAAGAAGATTTATCGTTCCGTTTAGCCTCAAAAAGTGCCTTATCGATTTTAATAAAATAA